In Actinoplanes sp. NBC_00393, a single genomic region encodes these proteins:
- a CDS encoding GNAT family N-acetyltransferase gives MPTQIRPFRRGDRDQVTALVNAHVAAVVPGVSVSVQALLSQLEREAGEFIVDRWVRERVTLVAEQRGRVVAAAHLLRYADDDDTGEEYRNAGEIRWLVCWPDAPYWPDASQAGQALAVACHAQFTRWSVTRRFAEGALPVPGVYGVPEQWPHIRELYERMGFRREGRTEIVLVAVVGDLARPAAPLPGLGVRRTLGINGTRFTATLDGADVGWIEVDTNLDSGPRVSRVGAWADIGNLWVDPEQQRRGIGTWLLGQAAAWLDLGGATRLLDYADEDEDAYTKFLIASGFTELTRTVRQMR, from the coding sequence ATGCCGACCCAGATCAGGCCGTTCCGGCGCGGTGACCGTGATCAGGTCACCGCTCTCGTCAACGCGCACGTCGCCGCCGTGGTGCCGGGTGTCTCCGTCTCCGTCCAGGCCCTGCTGAGCCAGCTCGAACGGGAGGCCGGCGAGTTCATCGTCGACCGGTGGGTGCGCGAGCGGGTCACCCTGGTCGCCGAGCAGCGCGGCCGGGTGGTGGCCGCCGCCCACCTGCTGCGGTACGCGGACGACGACGACACCGGCGAGGAGTACCGCAACGCCGGCGAGATCCGCTGGCTGGTGTGCTGGCCGGACGCGCCGTACTGGCCGGACGCCTCGCAGGCCGGTCAGGCCCTCGCGGTCGCCTGCCACGCCCAGTTCACCCGGTGGTCGGTCACCCGCCGGTTCGCCGAGGGCGCGCTGCCGGTGCCGGGCGTCTACGGGGTGCCGGAGCAGTGGCCGCACATCCGGGAGCTCTATGAACGGATGGGTTTCCGGCGCGAGGGGCGTACCGAGATCGTGCTGGTCGCCGTGGTCGGCGACCTCGCCCGGCCGGCCGCGCCGCTGCCCGGGCTCGGCGTCCGCCGCACGCTCGGCATCAACGGCACCCGGTTCACGGCCACCCTGGACGGTGCGGACGTCGGCTGGATCGAGGTGGACACCAATCTGGACTCCGGTCCGCGGGTCTCCCGGGTGGGCGCCTGGGCCGACATCGGCAACCTGTGGGTCGACCCGGAGCAGCAGCGCCGCGGCATCGGCACCTGGCTGCTCGGGCAGGCCGCCGCGTGGCTGGACCTGGGCGGCGCGACCCGTCTGCTCGATTACGCCGACGAGGACGAGGACGCGTACACCAAGTTCCTGATCGCGTCCGGATTCACCGAGCTGACCCGGACGGTCCGGCAGATGCGGTGA
- a CDS encoding ATP-binding protein: MASGQSLPLVGRDDEQIVLTGLLDEDSARALLLRGAAGAGKSALLDMLVTEAGAAGFRTLRATGVPAESTIAYAGLHQLLHPLLALTAGMDPAHRGILDAVLGGAPHQPPSVMALGVAVLDLLALVAAKRPLLLVLDDGQWLDSPSAQVSAFVARRIGDLPLRLVVAVRDTERSGFDDAGLDELAVTPLSPAAAADLLDSRFPGLAPDLRRLTLEHASGNPLALVELPPSLTGRDGQDPRPLEQIFTDRIRALPGPERADLLRMALDGAGRRSFGTHYVPRRITTARETGLVEPVLLQFRHPLVASAVVEVASLNDRRAAHADLARLHAADPERRAMHLAAATVDPDPEVAAALEQGAGLTVRRGGAATAVQWLTRAAELNPRPRDRARLLADAAFVAGQAGLLERAETLVAAA, translated from the coding sequence ATGGCGAGCGGGCAGAGTCTTCCACTGGTCGGGCGCGACGACGAACAGATCGTCCTGACCGGACTGCTCGACGAGGACTCCGCCCGCGCCCTCCTGCTCCGCGGCGCCGCCGGCGCCGGCAAGAGCGCCCTGCTCGACATGCTGGTCACCGAGGCCGGGGCAGCCGGATTCCGCACGCTGCGGGCGACCGGTGTGCCGGCCGAGAGCACCATCGCGTACGCCGGACTGCACCAACTCCTGCACCCCCTGCTCGCCCTGACCGCCGGGATGGACCCCGCACACCGCGGCATTCTCGACGCCGTCCTCGGCGGCGCCCCGCACCAGCCGCCGTCGGTGATGGCGCTCGGCGTCGCCGTCCTCGACCTGCTCGCCCTGGTCGCCGCGAAACGGCCGCTGCTGCTGGTCCTCGACGACGGCCAGTGGCTCGACTCGCCGAGCGCGCAGGTGTCAGCCTTCGTCGCGCGCCGCATCGGCGACCTCCCGCTCCGGCTCGTGGTGGCGGTCCGGGACACCGAGCGGTCCGGCTTCGACGACGCCGGCCTGGACGAACTGGCCGTCACCCCGCTCTCCCCCGCCGCCGCTGCCGACCTGCTCGACAGCCGGTTCCCGGGCCTCGCCCCGGACCTGCGGCGGCTCACCCTGGAACACGCGAGCGGCAACCCGCTGGCCCTGGTCGAACTCCCGCCCAGCCTGACCGGGCGGGACGGCCAGGATCCCCGCCCGCTGGAACAGATCTTCACCGACCGGATCCGTGCGCTGCCCGGGCCGGAACGCGCCGACCTGCTGCGGATGGCCCTGGACGGCGCCGGCCGGCGCTCGTTCGGCACGCACTACGTCCCCCGCCGGATCACGACGGCCCGGGAGACCGGGCTGGTCGAGCCGGTACTGCTGCAGTTCCGCCATCCGCTGGTCGCCTCGGCGGTCGTCGAGGTGGCCTCGCTGAACGACCGCCGGGCCGCGCACGCCGACCTGGCCCGGCTGCACGCGGCCGACCCCGAGCGGCGGGCGATGCACCTGGCCGCGGCGACCGTCGACCCGGACCCCGAGGTCGCCGCGGCGCTGGAGCAGGGGGCCGGCTTGACGGTTCGGCGCGGCGGCGCCGCGACCGCGGTGCAGTGGCTGACGCGCGCGGCGGAGCTGAACCCGCGGCCCCGCGACCGGGCCCGGTTGCTGGCCGACGCCGCCTTCGTTGCCGGGCAGGCGGGACTGCTCGAGCGGGCCGAGACGCTGGTGGCCGCCGCCTAG
- a CDS encoding LuxR C-terminal-related transcriptional regulator, with the protein MLTAAYVALYRHGDVSVHGTVADAIRARHDTVDDAILARLVNLLLAISQFAADPGTWAITDELVDRVRDRLPAEVLLCRDAGSDVVRRGAGLGGRLRQAVAATGTTQPWDLMRLGVAAFHVDTLADLRPYLERMVERERGIGAATSLMTMLQLVMLDHIAAGRWDEAVRAGEQGLALTTEHGYELFGHQFRVFLAVVAAGRGETDRAAELQTAVDAWARPRRVGFLLRFAEEVGLLAALSSGDYETAWAYAVGVTTPGTFPPYAQHAPRTLLDLVEAALHTGRDDLARTHAEAAERARLAEVSPRLALLTAGALAMTAPSEAAFQAAAEHPAGTAFPFERARIRLAEGAWLRRHHSITEARAALTDALGTFQRLGAHRWADRAEHELRSGRPGDGRDLASLTAQERQIAELAAGGLSNQQIAAQLNLSPRTVGAHLYRIFPKLGITSRAALRDALR; encoded by the coding sequence GTGCTGACCGCCGCGTACGTGGCGCTCTACCGGCACGGGGACGTGTCGGTGCACGGCACGGTCGCCGACGCGATCCGGGCCCGGCACGACACGGTCGACGACGCGATACTGGCCCGGCTGGTGAACCTGTTGCTCGCGATCAGCCAGTTCGCTGCTGATCCGGGCACCTGGGCGATCACCGACGAGCTGGTCGACCGGGTCCGCGACCGGCTGCCCGCCGAGGTGCTGCTGTGCCGTGATGCCGGGAGCGACGTGGTCCGGCGCGGCGCCGGCCTGGGCGGACGGCTGCGCCAAGCGGTGGCTGCCACCGGCACGACCCAGCCGTGGGATCTGATGCGCCTCGGCGTCGCCGCGTTCCACGTGGACACGCTCGCCGATCTCCGGCCCTACCTGGAGCGCATGGTCGAGCGGGAACGCGGCATCGGCGCCGCGACCTCGCTGATGACCATGCTGCAGCTGGTGATGCTCGACCACATCGCCGCCGGGCGCTGGGACGAGGCGGTCCGCGCCGGCGAGCAGGGGCTCGCCCTCACCACCGAGCACGGGTACGAGCTGTTCGGTCACCAGTTCCGCGTCTTCCTCGCGGTGGTCGCCGCCGGACGGGGCGAAACCGATCGTGCGGCCGAGCTGCAGACGGCTGTCGACGCCTGGGCCCGGCCGCGCCGGGTCGGCTTCCTGCTGCGGTTCGCCGAGGAGGTCGGCCTGCTGGCCGCGCTGAGCAGCGGGGACTACGAAACCGCCTGGGCGTACGCGGTGGGCGTCACCACGCCGGGGACGTTCCCACCGTACGCGCAGCACGCCCCGCGCACCCTGCTCGACCTGGTGGAAGCCGCGCTGCACACCGGTCGGGACGACTTGGCGCGTACCCATGCAGAAGCTGCGGAGCGGGCGCGGCTCGCCGAGGTCTCCCCGCGCCTGGCCCTGCTCACCGCCGGCGCGCTGGCCATGACCGCACCCTCGGAGGCCGCGTTCCAGGCCGCGGCGGAGCATCCGGCCGGGACCGCCTTCCCGTTCGAACGCGCCCGGATCCGGCTCGCCGAAGGCGCCTGGCTGCGCCGCCACCACAGCATCACCGAGGCGCGGGCGGCGCTGACCGATGCGCTCGGCACGTTCCAGCGGCTCGGCGCGCACCGCTGGGCCGACCGCGCCGAGCACGAGCTGCGTTCCGGGAGGCCCGGCGACGGCCGCGACCTCGCGTCGCTGACCGCGCAGGAGCGGCAGATCGCGGAACTGGCCGCGGGCGGCCTGAGCAACCAGCAGATCGCCGCCCAGCTGAACCTGTCGCCGCGGACCGTCGGCGCCCACCTGTACCGGATCTTCCCGAAACTGGGCATCACCTCGCGGGCGGCGCTGCGCGACGCGCTGCGGTAG